In Pseudoxanthomonas indica, the following are encoded in one genomic region:
- the truA gene encoding tRNA pseudouridine(38-40) synthase TruA: protein MRYALAVEYDGGEFRGWQRLTASGTRDDQSSVQSTLENALSRLANAQVDTICAGRTDAGVHAQCQVVHFDSDAARDPRSWVLGTTANLPPAVCVRWCQPMPEDFHARFSARARRYRYRLVNRMVRPALNRQTLSWERRPLDADAMHRAAQALLGENDFNAFRSVQCQSPHGFRNLHSIRVVREGEQVYVDVQANAFLHHMVRNIVGSLLVIGRGDQPESWMAELLAGKDRTVAGPTAPPDGLVFVSPLYPAHWNLPAEVTLPEALSSPSR, encoded by the coding sequence ATGCGGTACGCACTGGCAGTTGAGTACGACGGCGGTGAATTCCGCGGCTGGCAACGCCTGACGGCTTCGGGCACGCGTGACGATCAGAGCAGCGTGCAGTCGACTCTGGAGAACGCCTTGTCGCGCCTGGCCAATGCGCAGGTCGACACGATCTGCGCCGGTCGCACCGATGCCGGCGTGCATGCGCAATGCCAGGTGGTGCACTTCGACAGCGACGCCGCGCGCGATCCGCGCAGCTGGGTGCTGGGCACCACCGCCAATCTGCCACCCGCGGTATGCGTGCGCTGGTGCCAGCCGATGCCGGAGGATTTCCACGCGCGCTTCTCGGCGCGCGCACGCCGCTACCGTTATCGGCTGGTCAACCGCATGGTCCGCCCGGCGCTGAATCGCCAGACCCTGAGCTGGGAACGCCGACCGCTGGATGCCGACGCGATGCATCGCGCCGCGCAGGCCTTGCTGGGCGAGAACGACTTCAACGCCTTCCGCAGCGTGCAATGCCAGTCACCGCACGGCTTCCGCAACCTGCATTCGATCCGCGTGGTGCGCGAAGGCGAGCAGGTCTACGTGGACGTGCAGGCCAACGCGTTCCTGCATCACATGGTGCGCAACATCGTCGGCTCGCTGCTGGTGATTGGCCGCGGCGACCAACCGGAAAGCTGGATGGCCGAATTGCTCGCCGGCAAGGACCGCACTGTCGCCGGACCCACCGCCCCGCCGGACGGCCTGGTCTTCGTCAGCCCGCTCTATCCCGCGCACTGGAATCTCCCCGCCGAGGTAACGCTGCCGGAAGCTCTGTCCTCCCCATCCCGCTAA
- the aroC gene encoding chorismate synthase, whose translation MSSNSFGQLFTVTTFGESHGPAIGCVIDGCPPGLAITPEEFRHDLERRATGKSRHTSARREADEVEILSGVYEGRTTGTPIALLIRNTDQRSKDYANIAQQFRPGHADYSYWQKYGIRDPRGGGRSSARETTMRVAAGVIAKKWLQQRYGVQVRGYLAQLGPVTPRAFDWDAVEQNPFFWPCAEQVPELESYMDALRKSGDSIGARVNVVADGVPAGWGEPIYGKLDGELAAALMSINAVKGVEIGDGFAAVTQKGTEHRDEMSPQGFLSNHAGGILGGIATGQQVTASMALKPTSSLRLPGQTVNVEGQPVEVITTGRHDPCVGIRATPIAEAMMALVLMDQALRHRAQCGDVGEVPPHVPGTRGG comes from the coding sequence GTGAGCAGCAACAGCTTCGGACAACTCTTCACCGTCACCACCTTTGGCGAGTCGCACGGGCCGGCGATTGGCTGCGTGATTGATGGCTGCCCGCCGGGACTGGCGATCACGCCGGAAGAATTCCGCCACGATCTGGAGCGCCGTGCGACCGGCAAGAGCCGCCATACCTCGGCGCGGCGCGAAGCCGACGAGGTCGAGATCCTCAGCGGCGTGTACGAAGGCCGGACCACCGGCACGCCCATCGCGCTGCTGATCCGCAATACCGATCAGCGCAGCAAGGACTACGCCAACATCGCCCAGCAGTTCCGTCCGGGCCACGCCGACTACAGCTACTGGCAGAAGTACGGCATCCGCGATCCGCGTGGCGGTGGTCGTTCCTCGGCGCGCGAGACCACCATGCGCGTGGCGGCGGGCGTGATCGCCAAGAAGTGGCTGCAGCAGCGTTACGGCGTGCAGGTGCGCGGCTATCTGGCGCAGTTGGGTCCGGTGACGCCGCGCGCTTTCGACTGGGATGCGGTGGAACAGAACCCGTTCTTCTGGCCCTGCGCCGAGCAGGTGCCGGAGCTGGAAAGCTACATGGACGCGCTGCGCAAGAGCGGCGATTCGATCGGCGCGCGGGTCAACGTGGTCGCCGACGGCGTGCCCGCCGGCTGGGGCGAGCCGATCTACGGCAAGCTCGATGGCGAGCTGGCGGCCGCGCTGATGAGCATCAACGCGGTCAAGGGCGTGGAGATTGGCGACGGCTTTGCCGCCGTGACCCAGAAGGGCACCGAGCACCGCGACGAGATGAGCCCGCAAGGCTTTCTCAGCAACCATGCCGGCGGCATCCTCGGCGGCATCGCCACCGGCCAGCAGGTCACCGCGTCGATGGCGCTCAAGCCCACCTCCAGCCTGCGCCTGCCGGGGCAGACCGTGAACGTGGAAGGCCAACCCGTGGAAGTGATCACCACCGGCCGCCATGATCCCTGCGTAGGCATCCGCGCCACCCCGATCGCCGAGGCGATGATGGCGCTGGTGCTGATGGATCAGGCGCTGCGCCATCGCGCGCAGTGCGGCGATGTCGGCGAAGTACCGCCGCATGTCCCCGGAACCCGCGGTGGCTGA
- a CDS encoding SCO family protein gives MFNKKVGIILLLALAAGLGLLAAQKFFGPATPVQAWPATRAVTLFPQARPLPAFSLRQSDGTQLADGELKGHWTLVFLGFTFCPDVCPTTLAELAQAQKPWQAMPESIRPRVLFVSVDPDRDTPAKIGEYAHAFHPDTLAATADLPTLENFAKSLGFVFMKVPGKHFDENPDDYSMDHSSNIAVLDPQGRMVGMIRPPFKPADIAADLQALTETTAK, from the coding sequence ATGTTCAACAAGAAAGTCGGGATCATCCTGCTGCTCGCCCTGGCCGCTGGCCTCGGCCTGCTGGCCGCGCAGAAATTCTTCGGCCCGGCCACCCCGGTGCAGGCTTGGCCGGCCACGCGCGCGGTCACCCTGTTCCCGCAGGCGCGGCCCCTGCCGGCGTTCTCGTTGCGCCAGTCCGATGGCACGCAACTGGCCGACGGTGAGCTGAAAGGCCATTGGACGCTGGTGTTCCTGGGCTTCACCTTCTGCCCCGATGTCTGCCCGACCACGCTGGCCGAGCTGGCGCAGGCACAGAAGCCGTGGCAGGCCATGCCCGAGTCGATCCGCCCGCGCGTGCTGTTCGTGTCGGTGGACCCGGATCGCGACACCCCGGCCAAGATTGGCGAGTACGCGCATGCGTTTCATCCGGACACGCTGGCCGCCACGGCGGATCTGCCCACGCTGGAAAACTTCGCCAAGTCGCTGGGCTTTGTCTTCATGAAGGTGCCGGGCAAGCACTTCGACGAGAATCCCGACGACTACAGCATGGATCACTCCTCCAACATCGCCGTGCTGGATCCGCAGGGCCGCATGGTCGGCATGATCCGGCCGCCGTTCAAACCCGCCGACATCGCCGCCGATCTGCAGGCGCTGACCGAGACCACCGCCAAATGA
- a CDS encoding FimV/HubP family polar landmark protein has protein sequence MPSRRHRWRAVAGLALMLLSSSVLALGLGEIRVKSSPGQPLLAEIPIISTEPGELEQLRAQLASPATFERVGLPRPQGLVGDLEFNVALDDAGRPVIRVTSQAPVTVSVVNFLIEVDWGQGRLVREYAAMVDAPSTVAAASQPAIEAPQVARDNVIERPAAAATSEPPSEPAPVAPTPEAAPDARVASAPPAPAPAAPAPAPSFDGGDSLTVARGQTLSQIAAQVASGYSIDQTMIALLRANPEAFIRGNINRLKQGAVLRVPPSGDVAQLGESEAAALVRSQIAEWRQARRPIPQPAAIANNEPTTTAAPRVADARLEIAPPLASAATRAGTQSGVDAGGEGDMLANEQLQQSKEELAARDAEVQELRSQVAELEKLKQQQSKLIAMKDSDLAAAQQRLEQSNGATAGTPIWVWAGWGLLIIGALAWILSSRRKRVAPTPAKPSKVFGNAELAAAMPARVEPATATPAAAATVSDERVEPVLATAPAAAVASASAAAAKPAKAAKAPAAPAKPTWHSGDAVASVAPLNSSPAGRERLELAIAYLDLGDTVTARDLLNEVVAGNDDVARQEALQLLRELG, from the coding sequence ATGCCAAGCAGGCGACATCGTTGGCGTGCCGTGGCCGGGTTGGCACTGATGCTGTTGAGCAGCTCGGTGCTGGCGCTGGGCCTGGGCGAGATCCGGGTGAAGTCCTCACCCGGACAGCCGCTGCTGGCGGAAATCCCGATCATCTCCACCGAGCCGGGCGAGCTGGAGCAGTTGCGCGCCCAGCTCGCTTCGCCGGCCACGTTTGAACGCGTGGGCTTGCCCAGGCCACAAGGCCTGGTCGGCGATCTGGAATTCAATGTCGCCCTGGACGATGCCGGGAGACCGGTCATCCGCGTCACCAGCCAGGCACCGGTGACGGTGTCGGTGGTGAACTTCCTGATTGAAGTAGACTGGGGCCAGGGGCGTCTGGTCCGCGAGTACGCGGCGATGGTGGATGCACCCTCGACCGTGGCCGCGGCCTCGCAACCGGCCATCGAGGCGCCGCAGGTGGCGCGCGACAACGTGATTGAACGTCCCGCCGCAGCGGCGACCAGCGAGCCGCCGAGCGAGCCTGCGCCCGTCGCACCGACGCCGGAAGCGGCGCCCGATGCGCGCGTGGCGAGCGCACCGCCAGCACCGGCGCCAGCCGCACCTGCACCTGCACCGAGCTTTGACGGCGGCGACAGCCTCACTGTCGCTCGCGGCCAGACGCTGTCGCAGATTGCCGCGCAAGTGGCCAGCGGCTACAGCATCGACCAGACGATGATCGCGCTGCTGCGTGCCAATCCCGAAGCGTTCATCCGCGGCAACATCAACCGGCTCAAGCAGGGCGCGGTGTTGCGGGTGCCGCCGTCCGGCGATGTGGCGCAGTTGGGCGAAAGCGAAGCGGCGGCGCTGGTGCGCAGCCAGATTGCCGAATGGCGGCAGGCGCGCCGGCCGATTCCGCAACCGGCGGCGATCGCCAACAACGAACCGACCACCACGGCCGCGCCCCGCGTAGCCGATGCACGTCTTGAAATCGCTCCGCCGTTGGCCAGTGCGGCCACGCGGGCGGGAACACAATCCGGCGTCGACGCCGGCGGCGAGGGCGACATGCTGGCAAACGAACAACTGCAACAGAGCAAGGAAGAGCTGGCTGCGCGCGATGCCGAAGTGCAGGAACTGCGTTCGCAGGTGGCCGAACTGGAAAAACTCAAGCAACAGCAATCCAAGCTGATTGCGATGAAGGACAGCGATCTGGCGGCCGCACAACAGCGACTGGAGCAGAGCAACGGTGCCACCGCCGGCACCCCGATCTGGGTGTGGGCTGGCTGGGGCCTGCTGATCATCGGCGCGCTGGCCTGGATCCTCAGCAGCCGGCGCAAGCGCGTGGCGCCCACGCCGGCCAAGCCGTCCAAGGTGTTCGGTAACGCCGAACTGGCCGCGGCCATGCCGGCCCGCGTCGAGCCCGCCACGGCCACCCCGGCGGCAGCGGCTACGGTCAGCGACGAGCGCGTCGAGCCCGTACTGGCAACCGCGCCGGCGGCAGCGGTCGCGTCCGCATCGGCGGCGGCCGCCAAACCGGCCAAGGCCGCCAAGGCACCTGCCGCGCCGGCCAAGCCGACCTGGCATTCCGGCGATGCCGTCGCCAGCGTGGCGCCGCTCAATTCGTCACCGGCCGGGCGCGAGCGCCTGGAACTGGCGATTGCCTATCTGGATCTGGGCGACACGGTCACCGCGCGCGATCTGTTGAATGAGGTCGTGGCCGGCAACGATGACGTGGCCCGCCAGGAAGCGCTGCAACTGCTGCGCGAGCTGGGTTGA
- a CDS encoding 2-hydroxyacid dehydrogenase, producing the protein MSPEPAVAESRPRVWVSQPLFDDVIGRLDEYFDVQSTAQVSEYAAGEIAAHLRQAHGAVVTLNERIGTAEIAGAAHLRAIANVGVGYNNLDIPALSAAGIIATNTPDVLTETTADFGFALLMATARRITEAERWLRAGQWQQWSFSSMLGSDLHGSTLGILGMGRIGQGIARRGAGFGMRVLYHNRSRLPAAVEGQCQASYVDLDSLLRQSDHLLLVLPYSPEVHHLIDASALSKMKPSATLVNIARGGIVDEVALAAALAQGRLAGAGLDVYEGEPQVRPELLALDNVVLTPHIASASLATRRAMVTLAVDNLIAALGEGPQAGRPATPINADVITGKTIATKR; encoded by the coding sequence ATGTCCCCGGAACCCGCGGTGGCTGAGAGCCGCCCGCGCGTCTGGGTATCGCAACCGCTGTTCGATGATGTGATCGGACGGCTGGACGAGTACTTCGACGTGCAGTCCACTGCGCAGGTCAGCGAGTACGCGGCCGGCGAAATCGCCGCGCACCTGCGCCAGGCGCATGGCGCGGTGGTGACCCTCAACGAGCGCATCGGCACGGCTGAAATCGCCGGCGCCGCCCACCTGCGGGCGATCGCCAATGTCGGCGTGGGCTACAACAACCTGGACATCCCGGCGCTGAGCGCGGCCGGCATCATCGCCACCAACACGCCGGACGTATTGACCGAGACCACCGCCGATTTCGGCTTCGCGCTGCTGATGGCCACCGCGCGCCGCATCACCGAGGCCGAACGCTGGCTGCGCGCCGGCCAGTGGCAGCAATGGTCGTTCAGCAGCATGCTCGGCTCGGATCTGCACGGCAGCACGCTCGGCATCCTGGGCATGGGCCGGATCGGCCAGGGCATCGCCCGCCGCGGCGCCGGCTTCGGCATGCGGGTGCTGTACCACAACCGCAGCCGGCTGCCGGCCGCGGTGGAAGGCCAATGCCAGGCCAGTTACGTGGATTTGGACAGCTTGCTGCGGCAATCGGATCATTTGCTGCTGGTGTTGCCGTATTCTCCGGAAGTCCACCACCTGATTGACGCCAGCGCGCTGTCGAAGATGAAGCCCTCCGCCACCCTCGTGAACATTGCCCGCGGCGGCATCGTCGACGAAGTGGCATTGGCCGCGGCGCTGGCGCAGGGTCGCCTGGCGGGCGCAGGCCTGGATGTCTACGAAGGCGAGCCGCAGGTGCGTCCGGAACTGCTGGCGCTGGACAACGTGGTGCTCACCCCGCATATCGCCAGCGCCAGCCTGGCCACCCGCCGCGCCATGGTGACGCTGGCGGTCGACAACCTGATCGCCGCCCTCGGCGAAGGTCCGCAGGCAGGCCGTCCGGCCACGCCCATCAATGCTGACGTCATTACCGGCAAGACCATCGCGACCAAACGATAG
- a CDS encoding phosphoribosylanthranilate isomerase — translation MPTRIKFCGLTRGEDVRAAIELGVDYLGLVFAARSPRRLLIGQARMLRELVPEEIGVVALVMDNGPIEVQGIVEHVRPDLLQFHGSEDDGFCAGFGVPYWKAIAMGGAEGNAFAAMAGYPGASGFLFDGHGAGEQGGSGKRFDWKQTPQGLDRPFLLAGGLSPENVGVAICTAHPWGVDVSSGIESAPGIKDAEKMRLFVEAVRHADQG, via the coding sequence ATGCCCACCCGCATCAAATTCTGTGGCCTCACCCGTGGCGAAGACGTCCGCGCCGCGATTGAACTGGGCGTGGATTACCTGGGCCTGGTGTTTGCCGCACGCAGCCCGCGCCGCCTCTTGATTGGCCAGGCGCGCATGCTGCGCGAGCTGGTGCCGGAAGAAATCGGCGTGGTCGCGTTGGTGATGGACAACGGTCCGATCGAAGTGCAGGGCATCGTCGAGCATGTGCGTCCGGACCTCCTGCAGTTCCATGGCAGCGAGGACGATGGTTTTTGCGCGGGCTTCGGCGTGCCGTACTGGAAAGCCATCGCCATGGGCGGCGCCGAAGGCAACGCGTTTGCCGCGATGGCGGGCTATCCGGGCGCGAGCGGCTTCCTGTTCGATGGCCATGGCGCGGGCGAGCAGGGCGGCAGCGGCAAGCGCTTTGACTGGAAGCAGACCCCGCAAGGCCTGGATCGTCCGTTCCTGCTGGCCGGTGGCCTGTCACCGGAGAACGTAGGCGTGGCCATCTGCACCGCGCATCCGTGGGGCGTGGATGTGTCCAGCGGCATTGAATCGGCGCCGGGCATCAAGGATGCGGAGAAGATGCGCCTGTTCGTCGAAGCCGTGCGTCACGCCGATCAGGGCTGA
- a CDS encoding LysR family transcriptional regulator — protein sequence MVGNLPPLNALRAFEAVARLGNLGAAGRELHVTHGAVSRQLRLLEDDLGVALFVREGRGLRLTDAGRQLQDAAQAAFVRLRDTAAALRRGPQASALVLGCPASVLARWMIPRLDRLARDLPDITLHLSAQERDFDAGLTGLDAALLVAEPPAPREWKVHVLGSERIGPVLSPRYAGHAALAQAPTSRLLEEAVLHTTSRPQAWPNWLRQHGLEPARLQLGTGFEHLYYLLEAAIAGMGVAIAPEPLVADDLASGRLVAPWGFSDATGQWWLAAARGNADPRIPRLAAWLQRELAQP from the coding sequence ATGGTCGGAAACCTGCCACCGCTGAACGCCCTGCGCGCCTTCGAGGCCGTGGCCCGCTTGGGCAACCTGGGCGCGGCCGGGCGCGAGTTGCATGTCACCCATGGCGCGGTCAGCCGCCAACTGCGCTTGCTGGAGGACGACCTGGGCGTGGCCCTGTTCGTGCGCGAAGGACGCGGGCTGCGCCTGACCGACGCCGGTCGCCAGTTGCAGGACGCCGCGCAGGCCGCGTTCGTGCGCCTGCGCGATACCGCAGCCGCGCTGCGTCGCGGGCCGCAGGCCAGCGCCCTGGTGCTGGGTTGCCCGGCGAGCGTGCTGGCGCGCTGGATGATTCCGCGACTGGATCGGCTGGCGCGGGATCTGCCCGACATCACCCTGCATCTGTCGGCGCAGGAGCGCGACTTCGATGCCGGCCTGACCGGCCTGGATGCCGCGCTGCTGGTGGCCGAGCCGCCGGCGCCGCGCGAGTGGAAGGTGCATGTGCTGGGCAGCGAGCGGATTGGTCCGGTGCTGAGTCCGCGTTACGCCGGCCATGCCGCGTTGGCGCAGGCGCCGACCTCGCGCTTGCTGGAAGAAGCCGTGCTGCATACCACCTCGCGCCCGCAGGCCTGGCCCAACTGGCTGCGGCAACACGGCCTGGAGCCGGCACGCCTGCAATTGGGCACGGGCTTTGAACATCTTTATTACCTGCTGGAAGCCGCCATCGCCGGCATGGGCGTGGCGATTGCACCGGAGCCTCTGGTGGCCGACGACCTGGCCTCAGGCCGGTTGGTCGCACCATGGGGTTTCAGTGACGCCACCGGCCAATGGTGGCTGGCCGCTGCGCGTGGCAACGCCGACCCGCGCATTCCGCGCCTGGCCGCATGGCTGCAACGGGAACTCGCTCAGCCCTGA
- the prmB gene encoding 50S ribosomal protein L3 N(5)-glutamine methyltransferase, which translates to MTADAADELHTLIDLIRYGASRFNEAGLTFGHSYDNAIDEATHLVLHTLHLPPDLGPAYGQARVTRAEKAKVLALFDRRVAERVPVAYLTGEAWFAGLSFKSDARALVPRSPIAELIESGFEPWLGGREVNRALDLCTGSGCIAIAMGHYNPDWQVDGVDISDDALALAGENKIRLHADNVTLLKSDLFGSLSGRHYDLIVTNPPYVTNDETDALPQEYSYEPELGLRAGDDGLDLVLKILRDAPLHLSQEGLLICEVGESEHALVRLLPEVEFAWIEFKVGQMGIFAVECADLIKHNARIRALADARR; encoded by the coding sequence ATGACTGCCGACGCAGCCGACGAACTGCACACCCTCATCGACCTGATCCGCTACGGCGCCAGCCGCTTCAACGAAGCCGGGCTGACCTTTGGCCACAGCTACGACAACGCCATCGACGAGGCCACGCACCTGGTGCTGCATACCCTGCACCTGCCGCCGGATCTGGGGCCGGCCTACGGCCAGGCGCGCGTGACCCGTGCCGAGAAGGCCAAGGTGCTGGCGTTGTTCGATCGCCGCGTGGCCGAGCGCGTGCCGGTGGCCTACCTGACTGGCGAAGCCTGGTTTGCCGGCCTCAGCTTCAAGTCCGATGCGCGCGCGCTGGTGCCGCGCTCGCCGATTGCCGAGCTGATCGAAAGCGGCTTCGAGCCCTGGCTGGGCGGCCGCGAGGTCAACCGCGCGCTGGACCTGTGCACCGGTTCGGGCTGCATCGCCATCGCCATGGGCCACTACAACCCGGACTGGCAAGTGGACGGCGTGGACATCAGCGATGACGCGCTGGCGCTGGCCGGCGAGAACAAAATCCGCCTGCACGCCGATAACGTCACCCTGCTCAAGTCGGATCTGTTCGGTAGCCTGAGCGGCCGCCACTACGATCTGATCGTCACCAATCCGCCCTACGTCACCAACGACGAAACCGACGCGCTGCCGCAGGAATATTCCTACGAGCCCGAACTGGGCCTGCGCGCTGGTGACGATGGCCTGGATCTGGTGCTGAAAATCCTGCGCGACGCGCCGCTGCATCTGAGCCAGGAAGGCCTGCTGATCTGCGAAGTCGGCGAATCCGAACACGCACTGGTGCGGCTGCTGCCGGAAGTCGAATTCGCCTGGATCGAATTCAAGGTGGGGCAGATGGGCATCTTCGCGGTCGAATGCGCGGACCTGATCAAGCACAACGCCCGCATCCGCGCTCTGGCCGACGCCCGCCGCTAA
- a CDS encoding aspartate-semialdehyde dehydrogenase produces MTSQNRSFNVAVVGATGAVGETMLSILAERDFPIGKLVALASERSAGGEVEFKGGKIAVQDLATFDPAGIDIALFSAGGSVSKEYAPKFAAAGAVVIDNSSAFRYDDDVPLVVSEVNPEQVQNRPRGIIANPNCSTMQMLVALAPIYREVGIERINVATYQSVSGAGRSALEELGRQTGALLGFQDPDPQCFPVQIAFNLIPHIDDFLDNGFTKEEMKLVWETRKILGDDSIQVNPTAVRVPVFYGHSEAVNVETKTKITADEARALLRSSPGVEVVDDREAGGYPTPVTHASGTDPVYVGRIREDLSHPRGLNLWIVSDNIRKGAALNAVQLAELVAKNG; encoded by the coding sequence ATGACTTCCCAGAACCGCAGTTTCAACGTCGCTGTCGTCGGTGCCACCGGCGCGGTCGGCGAAACCATGTTGTCCATCCTGGCCGAGCGCGATTTCCCGATCGGCAAGCTGGTGGCCCTGGCCTCCGAGCGTTCGGCCGGTGGCGAGGTCGAATTCAAGGGCGGCAAGATCGCCGTGCAGGACCTGGCCACGTTTGATCCGGCCGGCATCGACATCGCCCTGTTTTCCGCAGGCGGCAGTGTCTCCAAGGAGTACGCGCCCAAGTTCGCCGCCGCCGGTGCGGTGGTGATCGACAACTCCTCGGCCTTCCGCTACGACGATGACGTGCCGCTGGTGGTCAGCGAAGTCAATCCGGAGCAGGTGCAGAACCGTCCGCGCGGGATCATTGCCAACCCCAACTGCTCGACCATGCAGATGCTGGTGGCGCTGGCGCCCATCTACCGCGAGGTGGGCATCGAGCGGATCAACGTGGCCACCTACCAGTCGGTCTCCGGCGCCGGCCGTTCGGCACTGGAAGAGCTTGGCCGCCAGACCGGCGCGCTGCTCGGTTTCCAGGATCCGGATCCGCAATGCTTCCCGGTGCAGATCGCCTTCAACCTGATCCCGCACATTGACGACTTCCTCGACAACGGCTTCACCAAGGAAGAAATGAAGCTGGTCTGGGAGACCCGCAAGATTCTCGGCGACGACAGCATCCAGGTGAATCCCACCGCCGTGCGCGTGCCGGTGTTCTACGGTCATTCCGAAGCGGTGAACGTGGAGACCAAAACCAAGATTACCGCCGACGAAGCGCGTGCGTTGTTGCGCAGCTCGCCCGGTGTGGAAGTGGTGGATGATCGCGAAGCCGGCGGCTATCCCACCCCGGTTACCCATGCCTCGGGCACGGATCCGGTGTACGTGGGTCGCATCCGCGAGGATTTGTCGCACCCGCGCGGCCTCAACCTGTGGATCGTCTCGGACAATATCCGCAAGGGGGCGGCGCTCAACGCGGTGCAGCTGGCCGAACTCGTCGCCAAGAATGGCTGA
- the asd gene encoding archaetidylserine decarboxylase (Phosphatidylserine decarboxylase is synthesized as a single chain precursor. Generation of the pyruvoyl active site from a Ser is coupled to cleavage of a Gly-Ser bond between the larger (beta) and smaller (alpha chains). It is an integral membrane protein.), with protein sequence MSLLTQLTYVLPHRWLSSLARKLAYSTSPAVKQWLIDAVVKRFGVDLNEAAQPDPTAYPSFNAFFTRALKPGARVADADPRTLLMPADGHISQCGPIQDGRIFQAKGQGFTAAELLGDAADAEPFRNGLFATVYLSPRDYHRVHMPWTGTLRETVHVPGRLFSVGTAAVAHVPGLFARNERLVCHFDTDFGPMVSVMVGALLVSGVETVWSGEEIPAYGDRIQRKDYRGKGIILERFAEMARFNYGSTVIVLLPPGVAELDPALHAESPVRLGQALAKRVD encoded by the coding sequence ATGAGTCTGCTGACCCAACTGACCTATGTGCTGCCGCATCGCTGGCTGTCCTCGCTGGCGCGCAAGCTGGCGTATTCCACCTCGCCGGCGGTCAAGCAGTGGTTGATTGATGCGGTGGTCAAGCGCTTCGGCGTGGATCTGAATGAAGCCGCGCAACCGGACCCCACCGCCTACCCCAGCTTCAATGCGTTCTTTACCCGCGCGCTCAAGCCGGGCGCGCGCGTGGCCGATGCCGACCCACGCACGCTGCTGATGCCGGCCGACGGCCATATCAGCCAGTGCGGACCGATCCAGGACGGCCGCATCTTCCAGGCCAAGGGCCAGGGATTCACCGCCGCCGAACTGCTGGGCGATGCCGCCGACGCCGAGCCGTTCCGCAATGGCCTGTTCGCCACGGTGTATCTGTCACCGCGCGACTACCACCGCGTGCATATGCCCTGGACGGGCACGCTACGCGAGACCGTGCATGTGCCCGGCCGGCTTTTCAGCGTCGGCACCGCCGCGGTGGCGCATGTGCCCGGCCTGTTCGCGCGCAACGAACGGCTGGTCTGCCATTTCGACACCGACTTCGGCCCGATGGTGTCGGTGATGGTCGGCGCGCTGCTGGTCTCCGGCGTGGAAACCGTGTGGAGCGGCGAAGAAATTCCTGCCTACGGTGATCGCATCCAGCGCAAGGATTATCGCGGCAAGGGCATCATCCTGGAGCGCTTCGCCGAGATGGCGCGCTTCAACTACGGCTCCACCGTGATCGTGCTGCTGCCACCGGGCGTGGCCGAGTTGGACCCGGCCCTGCATGCGGAGTCGCCGGTGCGCTTGGGTCAGGCGCTGGCCAAGCGGGTCGATTGA